The Prevotella sp. E9-3 genome has a window encoding:
- a CDS encoding YihY/virulence factor BrkB family protein has product MNYRRIILFFQEDLWRIDSDQLPAYKRVFFEIVKILFLAIRFFTTKRVLNQASALTYSTLLAIVPIMAVVFAIARGFGYNKYIEVWFRDALGSQPQAAEVIIGFVNSYLVHTKSGIFLGVGLVFMLYTVLMLVSNVETTFNEIWQVKKQRSIFRTFTDYLAMFFMFPILIVLSSGLSIYMVTLTSSLSDFMLLGPVLRFFIKVSPYLLMTALFIALYVFMPNTHVRMKNAIVPGILSGIAMQWLQFFYINSQIWMTSYNAIYGSFAALPLFMLWIQISWTICLFGAELSYISQNLDYYDYDTKTSDISHRYRLMLSIMLMAHICKRFEEGKKPYTIEELREKTNIPIRIVNDLTFKLVEASMIIEISSDEKGEQSRYIPAENLSNLSVGTLVDRIEAQGKWKIDLPVGELLSADWKRVLELRGNYLKSLKDVKLESLA; this is encoded by the coding sequence ATGAACTATAGACGCATCATTCTTTTTTTTCAAGAAGATTTGTGGAGAATTGATTCCGACCAACTTCCGGCTTATAAGCGCGTGTTTTTCGAGATTGTGAAAATCCTGTTTCTTGCCATTCGCTTTTTTACCACTAAGAGAGTACTGAATCAAGCCTCTGCGCTCACCTATTCCACATTGTTGGCTATCGTTCCTATTATGGCTGTGGTGTTTGCCATAGCGCGTGGGTTTGGCTATAATAAATATATAGAGGTGTGGTTCCGTGATGCTTTAGGATCTCAACCGCAGGCAGCCGAGGTGATTATTGGTTTTGTAAATAGTTATCTTGTTCATACCAAGAGTGGTATCTTCCTTGGTGTAGGTTTGGTCTTTATGCTTTACACGGTATTGATGCTTGTAAGCAATGTCGAAACCACTTTTAATGAGATATGGCAGGTAAAGAAGCAGCGTAGCATATTTCGTACTTTTACCGACTATCTGGCCATGTTTTTCATGTTCCCCATTCTGATTGTGCTTTCTTCAGGTCTAAGTATCTATATGGTAACGCTGACATCGTCTCTTTCTGATTTTATGTTGTTGGGACCTGTATTAAGATTCTTCATCAAAGTGTCACCATATCTGCTGATGACTGCTTTGTTCATTGCTCTATATGTATTTATGCCGAATACGCATGTTAGGATGAAAAACGCCATTGTGCCAGGCATCCTTTCGGGTATTGCGATGCAATGGTTGCAGTTCTTCTACATCAACTCCCAGATATGGATGACCAGTTACAATGCCATTTACGGATCGTTTGCTGCGCTTCCGTTGTTCATGCTATGGATTCAGATTTCCTGGACCATATGTTTGTTTGGTGCAGAACTGTCATACATCAGTCAGAACCTTGACTATTACGATTACGATACTAAGACCAGCGATATCAGTCATCGTTATCGCCTCATGCTTTCCATCATGCTGATGGCCCATATTTGCAAACGGTTCGAAGAAGGGAAGAAACCATATACCATTGAGGAATTAAGAGAAAAAACCAATATTCCTATTCGTATTGTAAACGATCTCACATTCAAGCTTGTAGAGGCTTCAATGATTATCGAAATATCATCTGACGAGAAAGGTGAACAGTCACGTTACATTCCTGCCGAAAACTTGTCTAATTTAAGTGTTGGAACTCTCGTTGACCGCATTGAAGCTCAAGGGAAATGGAAAATCGATTTGCCGGTTGGAGAACTACTTTCGGCCGATTGGAAACGAGTGCTTGAGCTACGAGGCAATTACCTGAAGTCTCTCAAAGACGTGAAACTTGAATCCTTGGCCTAG
- a CDS encoding RNA polymerase sigma factor RpoD/SigA produces the protein MRQLKITRSITNRESEALDKYLQEISREELVSVEEEVELAQRIRKGDRKALERLTRANLRFVVSVAKQYQNQGLSLPDLINEGNVGLIKAAEKFDETRGFKFISYAVWWIRQSILQALAEQSRIVRLPLNQVGAVGKINRILNKFEQENERRPSVDEISEHIDLPKEKIDEAMSVNGHSVSVDAPFTNDENSLLDVMVNDDSPMADKQLVRESLRTEINTALKVLNERERNIIEAYFGINQPELTLEEIGAKFDLTRERVRQIKEKAIRRLRDNRKNASLKSYLGQ, from the coding sequence ATGAGACAACTGAAGATTACCAGATCTATCACTAACCGTGAAAGTGAAGCACTTGACAAGTATCTGCAAGAGATAAGTCGAGAAGAATTGGTGAGTGTTGAAGAAGAGGTAGAACTTGCACAGCGCATCCGAAAGGGTGACCGCAAAGCATTGGAAAGGCTCACAAGAGCCAATCTAAGATTCGTTGTCTCAGTGGCAAAACAGTATCAAAACCAAGGTCTAAGTTTACCAGACCTTATCAACGAAGGCAATGTTGGCCTCATAAAAGCAGCCGAGAAGTTCGACGAGACACGTGGCTTTAAATTCATATCATATGCCGTGTGGTGGATTCGTCAGAGCATTCTACAGGCACTTGCCGAGCAGAGTCGCATCGTTCGCCTGCCTTTGAACCAAGTAGGAGCGGTAGGAAAGATAAACCGCATTCTGAACAAGTTCGAGCAGGAGAACGAGCGACGTCCTTCGGTAGATGAGATATCCGAGCACATCGACCTGCCGAAAGAGAAAATTGACGAGGCGATGAGCGTTAACGGCCACTCAGTATCGGTTGATGCCCCCTTCACCAACGACGAGAATTCCTTACTCGACGTAATGGTGAACGACGACTCACCTATGGCCGACAAACAATTGGTACGGGAATCGTTAAGGACAGAAATAAATACTGCCCTGAAAGTGCTCAACGAACGAGAGCGCAATATTATCGAGGCATATTTTGGTATTAACCAGCCCGAGTTGACCCTTGAAGAGATCGGCGCAAAATTTGACCTTACCCGCGAGCGCGTACGCCAAATTAAGGAAAAGGCGATACGACGTCTGCGCGACAATCGGAAGAATGCGTCGCTGAAGAGTTATTTAGGACAATGA
- a CDS encoding Do family serine endopeptidase yields MKKISNYVVPALSVVAIAFSVAAFNNTCAATPSETSVTHMSAAPAAQPVDLTYAADKALPTVVYIKNTQNSKMQTVEYSDPFEDFFSDPFGGFFGRGNSGKQKRQVQTPKRVAAGSGVIISTDGYIVTNNHVVDGADELTVTLNDNSEYSARIIGADKTTDLALIKIDGKNLPAIVVANSDNVKVGEWVLAVGNPLGLNNTVTAGIVSAKARTMGEGVSSMIQTDAAINQGNSGGALVNTNGELIGINAMIYSQTGSNIGYGFAIPTTIMNKVVEDLKKYGNVQRAMIGIKGSDVNAYVDSEKEKGNEVDLGTMEGIYVAEVVEDGAAEDAGLKTGDVITHIDGQKITKFGELSGVIAQKRPGDKITVTYLRDKKKKTVTLTLKNEQGNTKVVKNANTDVLGADFRPVTKQQKEQLEINYGLEVLKVNGGKMKEAGVTKGFIILKVNGEPMRTFEDLEQAVKEANQSKEQMLVVNGIFPTGKRAGFVVYLQNE; encoded by the coding sequence ATGAAAAAAATATCTAATTATGTAGTACCCGCCCTGAGCGTGGTAGCCATTGCATTCTCAGTAGCAGCCTTCAACAATACATGTGCTGCCACCCCTTCAGAAACGTCAGTAACCCACATGAGCGCAGCTCCTGCAGCCCAACCGGTAGATTTAACTTATGCAGCCGACAAGGCACTGCCGACAGTTGTATATATAAAGAACACGCAGAACTCAAAGATGCAAACTGTTGAGTATAGCGATCCATTCGAAGATTTTTTCAGCGATCCTTTTGGCGGATTCTTCGGACGTGGGAACAGCGGCAAGCAGAAGCGTCAGGTTCAAACTCCCAAACGTGTAGCTGCCGGTTCAGGTGTCATTATTTCAACTGATGGTTATATTGTAACCAACAACCACGTGGTTGACGGAGCCGACGAATTGACAGTAACATTGAACGACAATTCTGAATACTCTGCCCGAATCATCGGTGCCGACAAGACCACCGACCTGGCACTCATCAAGATTGACGGCAAGAACCTGCCTGCTATCGTAGTGGCCAACAGCGACAACGTAAAGGTGGGCGAATGGGTACTGGCTGTAGGCAATCCTCTCGGACTTAACAATACAGTTACAGCCGGTATCGTTTCAGCCAAAGCTCGTACAATGGGCGAAGGCGTATCGTCAATGATTCAGACTGATGCCGCCATCAACCAAGGAAACTCTGGTGGCGCACTTGTAAACACCAATGGCGAACTGATTGGTATTAACGCCATGATTTACTCACAAACCGGATCAAACATAGGCTATGGTTTCGCTATTCCTACTACCATCATGAATAAAGTGGTAGAAGACCTGAAGAAATACGGAAACGTACAACGAGCTATGATTGGCATTAAAGGAAGTGATGTGAATGCCTACGTAGATAGTGAAAAAGAGAAAGGTAACGAGGTTGATCTTGGCACAATGGAGGGAATCTATGTAGCAGAAGTAGTTGAAGACGGTGCTGCAGAAGATGCCGGGTTGAAGACTGGCGACGTGATTACACATATCGACGGACAGAAAATCACTAAGTTTGGCGAGCTTTCAGGCGTCATTGCACAAAAGCGTCCTGGCGACAAGATTACTGTAACTTACCTCCGCGATAAGAAAAAGAAGACCGTTACCCTTACGCTGAAAAATGAACAGGGCAACACAAAGGTTGTAAAGAATGCCAATACCGATGTACTGGGAGCAGATTTCCGTCCTGTTACCAAACAGCAGAAAGAACAACTGGAAATCAACTACGGACTTGAAGTGCTGAAGGTAAATGGTGGCAAGATGAAAGAAGCTGGTGTAACTAAAGGCTTTATCATCCTCAAAGTCAACGGAGAACCTATGCGCACATTCGAAGATCTCGAACAGGCTGTTAAAGAAGCTAACCAGTCGAAGGAACAAATGCTCGTAGTAAACGGTATTTTCCCAACTGGAAAGCGTGCAGGATTTGTGGTTTACCTGCAAAACGAATAA
- a CDS encoding PqqD family protein yields the protein MKTKKGFRLRTICSEHIITAEGIENIDFSRIINMNESSAYLWKNIEGKEFTEEQLVSLLTDEYEVDEETARNDVKQLVAKWKEAGIVE from the coding sequence ATGAAAACAAAAAAAGGATTCCGCTTGCGTACTATCTGTAGCGAGCATATTATAACAGCTGAAGGAATAGAGAACATAGACTTTAGTCGTATTATCAATATGAACGAGTCATCAGCCTACCTATGGAAAAACATAGAAGGCAAAGAGTTCACGGAAGAACAGTTGGTATCGCTTCTGACAGATGAATATGAAGTAGATGAAGAAACAGCAAGGAATGACGTAAAGCAACTTGTTGCCAAATGGAAAGAAGCTGGAATCGTTGAATAA
- a CDS encoding S24/S26 family peptidase, whose amino-acid sequence MPKNIIRLPNEEFLSFVVSELESFKGKTVTLPLRGRSMRPFLQDGRDKALLIAANNPKVGDAVLAEIWKGKYVLHRIIKIEGDNVTLRGDGNLSNEYCKLKDVKANVIGFYRKGRNKLDSTNGWKWKAYSWLWMRLYPIRRYLLFLLHPHIPQRFKRK is encoded by the coding sequence ATGCCCAAGAACATCATACGATTGCCTAATGAAGAGTTCCTGAGTTTTGTGGTCAGCGAACTTGAATCATTCAAAGGAAAAACAGTCACGTTGCCTTTGAGAGGTCGAAGCATGCGACCTTTTCTGCAAGACGGGCGAGACAAAGCACTTCTTATTGCAGCAAACAATCCAAAAGTTGGCGATGCAGTTCTTGCAGAAATCTGGAAAGGTAAATACGTGCTTCACCGCATCATAAAGATCGAAGGCGATAATGTGACACTTCGTGGAGACGGAAACCTTTCAAATGAATATTGCAAACTGAAAGACGTAAAAGCGAATGTAATTGGTTTTTACCGTAAAGGAAGAAATAAATTGGATTCCACCAATGGATGGAAATGGAAAGCGTATTCCTGGTTATGGATGCGGCTCTACCCTATTCGCCGCTACCTTCTTTTCCTATTACATCCACACATTCCACAACGATTCAAGCGTAAATAA